In Canis lupus dingo isolate Sandy chromosome 1, ASM325472v2, whole genome shotgun sequence, a single genomic region encodes these proteins:
- the FRMD1 gene encoding FERM domain-containing protein 1: MTAEARDVLVLLPTREQLRLVVGVQATGRELFQQVCDVTSIKEAHFFGLSVVRNDEYMFMDLEQKLSKYFSKDWKRDAHEAGGRPRAPFVTFLRVRYYVDNGRVISDRTARHLYYCHLKERVLRSQCAHREEAYFLLAAYGLQADLGNHREPVHVGRYFEPQAYFPPWIIAKRGRAYILRHAPAMHREQRGLNPKEAVLCFIREACRLEDVPVHFFRLYKDKKEDRPTIILGLTLKGMQVYQEVNRAPELLYDFPWSHIGKVAFLGKKFEMRLDGLPSARKLVYYTGCAWRSRHLLQLLSASHQLHLSLRPALQRLRQREEAEEKEHYRESYIRDTLDLDLDLDPDPGGRGSLGSGGSSQHVPRRLSLGSADSCSSSHTSGVREAGEMAVDEPPGAEALHVEMPPCGSSSIRSGHGSEAGSRGRLEGDGRARGDASGPEPSAVVQVPLIRMRGRCAEALYQMPEAEPPHHSLDRAPPGTCRSTNSLYLVLCREDQLLEEFVV; this comes from the exons ATGactgcagaggccagggatgtcCTGGTTCTGCTGCCCACGCGGGAGCAGCTGCGGCTGGTGGTGGGG GTGCAGGCAACCGGCCGTGAGCTCTTCCAGCAGGTGTGTGACGTGACCAGCATCAAGGAAGCCCACTTCTTTGGCCTCAGCGTGGTCAGAA ACGACGAGTACATGTTCATGGATTTGGAGCAGAAACTCAGCAAGTACTTCTCCAAGGACTGGAAGCGGGATGCGCACGAG GCCGGAGGGCGGCCCCGCGCGCCCTTTGTCACCTTCCTCAGAGTGCGGTACTACGTGGACAACGGAAGGGTCATAAG CGACCGGACGGCCAGGCACCTGTACTACTGCCACCTGAAGGAGCGGGTGCTGAGGTCCCAGTGCGCCCACCGTGAGGAGGCCTACTTCCTGCTGGCCGCCTACGGGCTGCAGGCCGACCTGGGCAACCACCGGGAGCCGGTCCACGTGGGGAGGTACTTCGAGCCCCAGGCCTACTTTCCGCCGTGG ATCATCGCCAAGAGGGGCCGCGCCTACATCCTCAGGCACGCGCCGGCCATGCACCGCGAGCAGCGGGGCCTGAACCCCAAGGAGGCTGTGCTGTGCTTCATCAGAGAGGCCTGCCGGCTCGAGGACGTCCCCGTCCACTTCTTCAGGCTGTACAAG GACAAGAAGGAGGACAGACCTACCATCATCCTGGGACTGACCCTCAAGGGAATGCAAGTCTACCAG GAGGTGAACCGTGCCCCGGAGCTGCTCTATGACTTCCCCTGGTCCCACATTGGGAAGGTGGCATTTCTG GGGAAGAAGTTCGAGATGCGGCTGGACGGGCTGCCGTCAGCGCGGAAGCTGGTGTACTACACGGGCTGCGCCTGGCGCTCGCGCCACCTGCTGCAGCTGCTCAGCGCCAGCCACCAGCTGCACCTCAGCCTGCGGCCCGCGCTGCAGAGGCTACGGCAGCGGGAGGAGGCCGAAG AGAAGGAGCACTATCGCGAGTCCTACATCCGCGACACGCTGGACCTGGACCTGGACCTGGATCCGGACCCGGGCGGCAGGGGCTCCCTGGGCAGCGGGGGCAGCAGCCAGCACGTCCCCCGCCGCCTCTCCCTTGGGTCAGCTGACAGCTGCAGCAGCTCCCACACGTCAGGCGTCAGAGAGGCCGGGGAGATGGCGGTGGACGAGCCCCCGGGTGCTGAGGCCCTCCACGTGGAGATGCCACCCTGCGGCTCCAGCTCCATCCGGAGCGGCCACGGCTCAGAGGCTGGCAGCAGAGGCCGGCTGGAGGGGGACGGCCGGGCCCGGGGAGACG CCTCTGGCCCGGAGCCCTCGGCAGTCGTGCAGGTCCCACTGATCAGGATGAGGGGCAGGTGTGCGGAGGCCCTGTACCAG ATGCCAGAGGCAGAGCCACCCCACCACAGCCTGGACCGCGCACCGCCGGGAACCTGCAGGTCCACCAACAGCCTCTACCTGGTCCTGTGCAGGGAAGACCAGCTCCTGGAGGAGTTTGTGGTGTAG